From the genome of Sulfuricurvum sp. IAE1:
CACCAAAGCGGGCGGATTCTGTAAATCCTGTATCAAGCCGGGCGGACACGAAGCGCGCGAGTATTATCTGGTTGACATCCTTGCCGACGTTCGCCGCGAAATGGACGAGGAGAAAATGCGCGCCGCTGCCGATGCGGGAACGCACGGCGATTTCGAGACGATGACCCTTGTGCAGAAGATCAAGGCGATCGACAGCGTCATCGACGAGAGCGTCCGTCAGTTCCTTGTCATGGACGGCGGAAACATGGAAGTCATCGACATCAAAGACTCACCCGATTATATCGACGTCTATATCCGCTATCTGGGTGCGTGTTCGGGATGCGCGAGTTCGACGACCGGAACGCTTTACGCCATCGAAGCGACGCTCAAGGAAAAACTCTCCCAGAAGATCCGCGTTCTGCCGATCTGATTTTCTGTTTTAGAAAAGTGGGGATTGCCCCAGCCAAACTCCGATCTCTATTATAAAGAGACCGGAGTTCATTTACCGTTAGAATTTGTAATTTACGCCGGCAAAGAAAGATTGGAAGCTGGTAATTTCTTCTTTGTAATTCCCTGATTTATAGGTTGCGTCAGAGAAAAGATAACGGTAGCCCGCATCAACCGAAAAATGCTCATTCAGACCGTAATTAATTCCGACTTGCCCTCCGTATGCTAGTCCGTCTTGTTTGTAGTTTCCATTTTTGTATACCGAGTAACCTACAATTGCCCCTAGAAAGGGTTTGAATGCATTATCGCCAAAAAGATAATCACATCCTCCACCGTATGCATTTGTCGGTTTAGCGAAATCACCCCGATTGATGTGTTGATAAAAAGCGTATCCGCGTACATTGTTATCAAAGTAATACCCGATTTTCGCACTGTAAGCTGTGCTGGTATTCGAATAATGGTTCCCGGTAGAGGTTTCGTCCTTTTCCTTGGTACGGCCGACATCACCTCCCACATACCATCCGCTTTCACTCGCCATCATGGCAACATTGAGTAATCCCAGTAATGCAAGTTTCTTCATTAATTGCTCCATACAGTAGTCCAATATCATTGGCAAGCAAATAATAACAAAAAGAAACTCAATTCATATAGTATGTTTATATTTTTTTTTGTTTTTAAAAATTCTTATCAAACCAGTCGGCTACCTGGCTGCGGATCGTATGGCGCAGCTGGATGCCGGCGATGAAATCGTTGTGCTGGGCTTTGTTGAGCAGCGTTACGAGGGCGTTGCGCCGTTTGGAGAGGAACGGATGGTCGATCTGGCCGGGGTCGCCCATGACGACGAGGCGCGTTTCGTCCCCCATCCGGGTTCCGATGAGCTTAAGGGTAGCGTTGGTCATGTTCTGCGCTTCGTCGATGATGACGAATTTGCGAGAGATGGTCGTTCCGCGCATGTGGGCGATGTCCATCGCTTCGATGTTGTATTTTTTCATGAAGATTTCGGTCGCGTTTTCCCGTTTGATCGAATTCGTATTGCCCGTATATTCGACCCGTGCGTCGATGGAGTATTTGCTCTGATGCTCGATCGTGAAATTGATCGCGGCGTAGAGCGGGTACATGAAATACCCCAGTTTCTGCTCTTCGTCCCCCTTGCGAAATCCAAGTTCGGACTGCGGGTCGTTCGAGGTGACGGTGTTCCGGGCATAAACGATCCCTTCGACGATCCCCTCTTCGACCAGTTCCAGTCCCGCCTGCAGCGCCACGAGCGTTTTTCCCGACCCTGTCGAGCCTGAGACGACCGTGACGTAGTTTTGCGGGTGGGTCATCATCGCGTAATAGAATTTTTGTTCGAGGTTGAGGGGTCGCACAAGGCTTTCGTCGAAATGTTCCCCGAAACGGCGGTCGAAATCGCACCATTCGATTTGGCCGTTGACGCTCAACGCATGGCGTTGAATTCCCGTTTCGTACATTTCCGAGGCGGCGCTGAGTGCTTTTTGGACGAAGGTGATCTGGTCGAAATTGTGATGGGTTTTGTCGGCGGGGAGGGCAGGGGCCTCCTCGTATTCGTAGGTATAGGAAAAATCGATTTTTTCGGGGGCCTCGACGCTGCTGTTGCGGATGCTCTGTGATTGGATCCCCCGGATTTCGGCGGCGATGCGAAACGACATGTCGTTGGTAAGGAGTGTGAGGTCGTAATCGTCGGCAATTTCGGCGATTTTCGCATCGTTGAGCCCTTTGGGTTCCGAAAAGTGGGCCGAAACGCGGTAGTGCTCGCGATGGACGATGTAGAGGTCGATCAGGTTCGCTTCACCCCCGTGCAAAGAGCGGTCGAAATTAAGCGACAGGCGGTAATAGCGGTCGTTTTGGCACAGGTTGTGGTCTATGCGGCTGCGGACACATTCGGGGAGCTCTACCGAACTGATCGGTTCTCCCCATGCGATGTCGGCGAGACGGAAAAATTCCCGCGCCTGAAAGCCCGCTTCGGAGCGCATGTCGTCTTTTTTGCTGTTGAGTTCGGCCAGAACGACGTTGGTGATGACGACGCCGTTGAGATTCTCTTCGCTGATTCGGAGGATGTTGGTCGGATCGTCGAGGATAACGGAAGTATCAAGGAGGTAGCAGTTTTGTGTGCCCATGCGGAAACCTTATGAAAAGATTTCCTATGGTAGGGTATTTTTTCTTAAATTAGCCGTAATACCCTTTGAGGCCCTTCATTGTCCGCCCCATGTTGAGCAATACCATGTCCGCACAAACGAGGGCCGCCATCGATTCGGCCACGACCGATCCGCGGACGGCGACACAGGGATCGTGCCGCCCTTTGAGGGAGACGTGGACGCTGTGGCCGGCGGTATCGATGCTCTCCTGGTCGATGAAAATCGAAGGGGTCGGTTTGAAATGGACGCGTACGAGGATGTCGTCGCCGTTACTCATCCCTCCCAGGATTCCCCCCGCATGGTTGGTTTTGAATCCCTCGGGGGTGATGGGATCGTTGTTTTCGCTCGCCCGGAGGCGTGCGCTGCGGACCCCTTCGCCGATTTCGACCGCTTTGACGGCGTTGATCCCCATCATCGCTTCGGCGAGTACCGCATCGAGTTTGTAATAGAGCCCTTCGCCCAGGCCGACCGGAAGGCCGCTGATTTTAACCGTGGCTACGCCGCCGACTGCGTCATGGGCATTTTTGGCACGCAGGATCGCTTCTTTCTGGGCCTCTTCGACAGAGGGATCAAGGGCGTAAATCGGGCTGTTCGCGACGCGGCTGAAATCGAGCGTATTTGCTTCGATCCCCTCGATCGCGCTGATCCCGCTGGCAAAATCGATCCCCAGTTCGCGGAGCATCAGTTTCGCAACGGCGCCGCCGGCCACCCGTGCCGCCGTTTCGCGTGCCGAAGAACGGCCGCCGCCGCGGTAATCGCGGATGCCGTATTTGTGGAAATAGGTGAAGTCGGCGTGCCCCGGACGGAAAATGTCTTTGACGTTGGAGTAATCGCCGCTTTTTTGGTCGGTATTGTAGATGACCATCATGATGGGTGTCCCGGTGCTCTTGCCTTCGAAGACGCCGCTGAGGATTTCGACCTTGTCGGCTTCCTTGCGCGCGGTGGCAAACTCGTTTTGACCCGGACGGCGGCGGTCGAGTTCGCTTTGGATGTAGGCTTCGTCGATCGCAAGACCCGCCGGTACGCCATCAAGTACGCATCCGATCGCCTTTCCGTGCGATTCTCCGAAGGTGGTAATCGTAAAACGCTCTCCGAACCGATTCATTTGAGCTCCTTGTTCAGCATTTCCAGGGCGATTTTGGCCGCCTCCTGCTGCGCTTGCTTTTTACTTTTACCGCAGGCTGAGGCATACCGTTTGCCGTCGATGCTGACGGCCACTTCGAACTCTTTTTTGTGGTCGGGCCCGTGGGCCGCGATGAGGTCGTACTCGGGGGTGATCCCGAAATGGGCCTGGGTCAGCTCCTGCAACGAGGTTTTGTAATCTTTGAAGAGCGAATCGAGGGAGATGTCGTCGTGGACGTTTTCGAGGAGATAAATGGTGATCTCACGGACTTTCTCCAGCCCCGTTTCAAGGTAGATCGCCCCCATCACCGCTTCGAAAGCGTTCGAGAGCAGCGAGCTTTTGGTCCGCCCGCTGTTATTTTCCTCGGCATTGGAGAGATAGATGTATTCCCCCAGATTCAGATGGTTGGCAAGGCGGGTAAACCCCCCCTCGTTGACGAGAGAAGCCCTCATTTTGGAGAGTTTTCCCTCGTCGAAATCGGCGAATTTTTTGTAGAGGTATTCCCCGACGATCAAGTCGAGGACGGCGTCGCCCAAAAATTCGAGGCGCTCATTATTGTAGGGCTGTTTGTAGCTTTTGTGCGTCAGCGCTTCAATAAGGAGCTCTTGATTCTCAAATCGGTACCCGAGCTGCCGCTGCAGGGCTTGCAAATCGTTCATTATGTGTTCAATCCTTCTTTGTATTTTCCCGCTTCTTCGCGGGCGATCCGGTCGCACTCTTCGTTCTCCGGGTGGCCGTCATGCCCCCGTACCCACTCCCCCCGGATGGCATGGGGAGCGGAGACGGCGAGGTACTCGCGCCACAGATCGGGGTTTTTAACCTTTGCGAAATTGCGCTTCACCCACCCCTCAAGCCATTCGTTGATCCCTTTGATCACGTAGCTCGAATCCGAAACGATCGTCACCTCACAGGGTTCTTTGAGGGCTTTGAGCCCCTCGATAACGGCGCGCAGCTCCATCCGGTTGTTCGTCGTATGGGGTTCGCCTCCGCGGACGATTTTTTCATTAGTCCCATAGCGCAATATCGCGCCGAATCCTCCCGGCCCCGGATTGCCCAGCGCCGAGCCGTCACTGAAGAGAGTTATTTTCTTCATACCGCTCCCGTGACAGGTTCATCATCACCTCTACCGTATCAATCGCATGGCAATGGGGACAGCGGTGAAACGGCAGAAACGATATCTGCTTGCACTCGCCGCACGCGTACTCGAACTGCAGGGCCGCTTTTCCCATACCGCATTTGCGCAGCGCGATCAGCACGTCGAGTTCGAACACGCCGCTCCCCTCCGCAAGGGAGACGGAGCCTTTTGCGCTGAAAAGCTCGCGCAGATACGTATTGCTTGCAATTATATCCAAATCGAGATTATCGTCTCTAAGACGCCAGAGCACGTCGCTCAGACGGGGTGCGAGGGACTGGTCGAAACGGCTCCATGCGAGTGCGGGGCGGTTGGCGAAAAGCCATTCGAATACAAGATACCCAAGTTTACGGTGGCGCTCGTAAAGCTCGATAAGGCGCTCCCCCTTCTCATCGGTTCCGACGGTATGATCCCCCAGCAGCAACCGGCATTCGAGATAGAGTTTTTCGTCCAGTGAATCGGAGGCGATCTCCTGCAGCGATTCCATCACTTCGAGTGCCTTGTCGTACTGGCGCAGCTGTTCATAGATCAAAATGAGATAATGGAGCGCCTGGGGGGAGCGGGGATGGTTTTGGAGAATCTGTAAAAAAGTCTGTCGGGAACGTTCGAGAAACCCCGCTTTGAAATAATTTTTCCCCAGAAGCAGCAGCACCTCTTTTTGAAACGTCGTTTCACGGTTTTTGGAGAGGAGTGCGTGATAGATCTCGACGCTTTTTTCGAAGTTTCCCTGCATTTCGTAGCTGTGGGCAAGCATGAGCCACGATTCGTTTGGGAGGGAGTTGGTCTGTACCTGATCGCGTAGCCGGTTCTCATCTTCGAGCGATTCGAATTTTCCCAGAAACGATTCGAGATCGCGGTGCCCTTTTGCCGTTTTGTGCCGCCCCCACCAGTAGCTCAGAAACGAGAGGACGAAAAGGAGGAAGAAAAAAACGATGACGCCGAAAAGAGGGTCTCTAAATTCGATAAAAAATGTATCCATGCCGTATTATAGCTTTTGCACGACGATTTCGCGAATGATACGGTTGGCGGGATCGATCCGGTAGCGCAGGGGCGAATCAACGAAGGCACATTCATCCCCGCTGCACCGCATTTTGGCAAGCGGCGGGAGAGGTTGTCCCGTCTTTCGCCCGGTTTCGTCGGGGATGAGGGGGGTTGTGACGGCGATTTTGGCGACGCTTTTACCGCTATCGTCGGGAAAGACATACCCCAACACGGTATCGCCGCGTTTGATGACGAGGAGGGTTTCGGCTCCCTGCGGAACGATCTGGGAGAGTTTTTCGACGTTCAGTCCGGGGAGTTTGCCCTGAATCAGGGAAGGTTCGAATGCTGTCCCCATCCGCAGCGAACCCAGCCCCTGGGAGGTAAGGGTCATGGGATAGGGGAGGGAAGGGTCTTCGGGAGAATCGCATCCGGCGATAAGAACCCCCAGCAGCACAAGGAGCGCCCCACGCATCAGAAGACCCTCTCCAGCATCAGTTGCAGCGAAACCCGTCCGTTCCACTCGTTCTTATTCACGGTGTAGCTACAGCTCATGGTGCGGCTGTCGGGACATTCGAGCACCTGACGGAAGGCAACGAGTTCGATCGTTTTGGGATGCGTTTTCGAGGGGCGCAGTTCCAGCCGGCTATGGGACTGGTCGCTTCCGAAAAGCTTGACGTTGACCACTTCGGCGTCCCGCAGCAAGAAACGGGGGCGCGGGTTTCCTTCCCCGTAGGGCTCGAACCGCTCGAGCAATTCGAGCAGCTCGAAATTGATCATATGGTGTTCAAGCTCGCCGACGATATCGGTGTGTGGAATGAAATCGTTGGGATCGACCCCTTCGGCAACTTTGTTGATATCGCGCCGGAATTGCTCGACGCGCTCACCCGGCATCGAAAGTCCCGCCGCCATTTTATGCCCGCCGAATTTGTCGAGCAGTTCCTCCTGCGATTTGATAAGTGCGTAAAGATCGACGTTTCCGATGCTGCGGCCCGATCCCTTGGCAATGCCGTTGTGGATGCTAAGAACGATCGCGGGTTTTTGGAATCGGCTTACCAGACGTGAGGCGACGATCCCGACAACCCCCTCGTTCCAGTGCTCTCCCGCAACAACGATCACCCTGTCGTCCGGGGAGACCCGCAGCATCGCTTCTTCGGTCGTCTGGGCTTCGGTCTCTTTGCGGAGAGTATTGAGTGCGCTGAGGAGTTCGAACTGTTCAAACGCTTTTTCGGTCGTTTCGGCAAGGAGAAAGTCGAGGGCGATTTTTGCGTCTTCGAGCCGACCGGCGGAATTGATCCGGGGGGCGACCTGGAACGCGATGTCTTCGGAAGTGATTGCGGAGCGGTTGAGATAGTCGCGAATCATGACAAACGGCGGGAGCGGTGAGCGTTGCATCATCTCCAGCCCGGTTTTGACGATCGAGCGGTTGAACCCGACCAGCGGCATCACGTCGGCAATCACCGCCAGGGCGAGAAACGGAAAAAACTGCCGCATGTCGACCGAGAGTTCCAGTTCCTGCTTGAGCAGGCCCATAAAAAGCCAGGCTACCTGTGCACCGCAGATCTCTTTGTAGGGGTAGGAACAGTCGCGTTGTTTGGGATTGATGATGGCGTAAGCATCGGGAAGGGTGTCCGAGGGGGTATGGTGATCGGTGATGATCAGGTCGATCCCGCGTGCGCGGCACGCGTCGGCGGCGGCAAAAGCGTTGATCCCGTTGTCGACGGTGAAGACGACGTCGGCATCGATCCTTTCGAGAATTCCCGGAGAGACCCCGTATCCGTCGGTGAA
Proteins encoded in this window:
- a CDS encoding outer membrane beta-barrel protein encodes the protein MKKLALLGLLNVAMMASESGWYVGGDVGRTKEKDETSTGNHYSNTSTAYSAKIGYYFDNNVRGYAFYQHINRGDFAKPTNAYGGGCDYLFGDNAFKPFLGAIVGYSVYKNGNYKQDGLAYGGQVGINYGLNEHFSVDAGYRYLFSDATYKSGNYKEEITSFQSFFAGVNYKF
- a CDS encoding PhoH family protein, coding for MGTQNCYLLDTSVILDDPTNILRISEENLNGVVITNVVLAELNSKKDDMRSEAGFQAREFFRLADIAWGEPISSVELPECVRSRIDHNLCQNDRYYRLSLNFDRSLHGGEANLIDLYIVHREHYRVSAHFSEPKGLNDAKIAEIADDYDLTLLTNDMSFRIAAEIRGIQSQSIRNSSVEAPEKIDFSYTYEYEEAPALPADKTHHNFDQITFVQKALSAASEMYETGIQRHALSVNGQIEWCDFDRRFGEHFDESLVRPLNLEQKFYYAMMTHPQNYVTVVSGSTGSGKTLVALQAGLELVEEGIVEGIVYARNTVTSNDPQSELGFRKGDEEQKLGYFMYPLYAAINFTIEHQSKYSIDARVEYTGNTNSIKRENATEIFMKKYNIEAMDIAHMRGTTISRKFVIIDEAQNMTNATLKLIGTRMGDETRLVVMGDPGQIDHPFLSKRRNALVTLLNKAQHNDFIAGIQLRHTIRSQVADWFDKNF
- the aroC gene encoding chorismate synthase produces the protein MNRFGERFTITTFGESHGKAIGCVLDGVPAGLAIDEAYIQSELDRRRPGQNEFATARKEADKVEILSGVFEGKSTGTPIMMVIYNTDQKSGDYSNVKDIFRPGHADFTYFHKYGIRDYRGGGRSSARETAARVAGGAVAKLMLRELGIDFASGISAIEGIEANTLDFSRVANSPIYALDPSVEEAQKEAILRAKNAHDAVGGVATVKISGLPVGLGEGLYYKLDAVLAEAMMGINAVKAVEIGEGVRSARLRASENNDPITPEGFKTNHAGGILGGMSNGDDILVRVHFKPTPSIFIDQESIDTAGHSVHVSLKGRHDPCVAVRGSVVAESMAALVCADMVLLNMGRTMKGLKGYYG
- the rnc gene encoding ribonuclease III; this encodes MNDLQALQRQLGYRFENQELLIEALTHKSYKQPYNNERLEFLGDAVLDLIVGEYLYKKFADFDEGKLSKMRASLVNEGGFTRLANHLNLGEYIYLSNAEENNSGRTKSSLLSNAFEAVMGAIYLETGLEKVREITIYLLENVHDDISLDSLFKDYKTSLQELTQAHFGITPEYDLIAAHGPDHKKEFEVAVSIDGKRYASACGKSKKQAQQEAAKIALEMLNKELK
- the rnhA gene encoding ribonuclease HI, with product MKKITLFSDGSALGNPGPGGFGAILRYGTNEKIVRGGEPHTTNNRMELRAVIEGLKALKEPCEVTIVSDSSYVIKGINEWLEGWVKRNFAKVKNPDLWREYLAVSAPHAIRGEWVRGHDGHPENEECDRIAREEAGKYKEGLNT
- a CDS encoding tetratricopeptide repeat protein, giving the protein MDTFFIEFRDPLFGVIVFFFLLFVLSFLSYWWGRHKTAKGHRDLESFLGKFESLEDENRLRDQVQTNSLPNESWLMLAHSYEMQGNFEKSVEIYHALLSKNRETTFQKEVLLLLGKNYFKAGFLERSRQTFLQILQNHPRSPQALHYLILIYEQLRQYDKALEVMESLQEIASDSLDEKLYLECRLLLGDHTVGTDEKGERLIELYERHRKLGYLVFEWLFANRPALAWSRFDQSLAPRLSDVLWRLRDDNLDLDIIASNTYLRELFSAKGSVSLAEGSGVFELDVLIALRKCGMGKAALQFEYACGECKQISFLPFHRCPHCHAIDTVEVMMNLSRERYEENNSLQ
- the recJ gene encoding single-stranded-DNA-specific exonuclease RecJ, translating into MRTLPEVPLLDHAALSEFLARRFGGASEKLSDLPHPQELKDARKGAERLARAIRSNERIAVVGDYDVDGVTSTAIVKRFFNLIGYPLETAIPNRFTDGYGVSPGILERIDADVVFTVDNGINAFAAADACRARGIDLIITDHHTPSDTLPDAYAIINPKQRDCSYPYKEICGAQVAWLFMGLLKQELELSVDMRQFFPFLALAVIADVMPLVGFNRSIVKTGLEMMQRSPLPPFVMIRDYLNRSAITSEDIAFQVAPRINSAGRLEDAKIALDFLLAETTEKAFEQFELLSALNTLRKETEAQTTEEAMLRVSPDDRVIVVAGEHWNEGVVGIVASRLVSRFQKPAIVLSIHNGIAKGSGRSIGNVDLYALIKSQEELLDKFGGHKMAAGLSMPGERVEQFRRDINKVAEGVDPNDFIPHTDIVGELEHHMINFELLELLERFEPYGEGNPRPRFLLRDAEVVNVKLFGSDQSHSRLELRPSKTHPKTIELVAFRQVLECPDSRTMSCSYTVNKNEWNGRVSLQLMLERVF